From the Leptolyngbya sp. O-77 genome, one window contains:
- a CDS encoding DUF1824 family protein — MTDSKAIALTRGQAHRLLKQFDCQTAAPTLSAEEKARLREALKLVAQHSDYQMLGVCASSQPEGWRALEQYAIALSYAPQPPAVSLDGPVYLKFNPKSSLCYVDTYPGEHRGVLVSCQSADSDDINDLYGHLPLDLWD; from the coding sequence ATGACAGATTCTAAGGCGATCGCCCTCACTCGCGGTCAGGCTCATCGTCTGCTCAAGCAGTTCGATTGTCAGACTGCTGCGCCCACGCTATCCGCTGAGGAAAAGGCGAGGCTCCGCGAGGCGCTAAAGCTGGTCGCACAGCACTCGGATTATCAAATGCTGGGGGTTTGCGCCAGTTCTCAGCCAGAGGGCTGGAGGGCGCTGGAGCAATATGCGATCGCCCTTAGCTATGCACCCCAGCCGCCAGCGGTTTCGCTGGACGGCCCGGTCTATCTCAAGTTCAATCCCAAATCAAGCCTGTGCTACGTAGACACCTATCCTGGTGAGCATCGCGGCGTGCTAGTTTCCTGTCAGTCTGCCGATTCCGACGACATTAACGATCTCTATGGGCATCTGCCCTTAGATCTTTGGGACTAG